A region from the Stygiolobus caldivivus genome encodes:
- a CDS encoding isopropylmalate synthase → MGCLFFVDSKKVRIFDTTLRDGEQAPGIDLTIEQKVRIAKQLAELGVDVIEAGFPAASEGEFESTKRILDEVGDKVEVIGLSRAVKQDIDRTIDTGIASIHVFIATSDIHLKYKLKMTREQVLDRIYESVRYAKDHGLIVEYSPEDATRTEEEFLLKAVKTAVEAGADRINIPDTVGVMHPFKFYDLISKVVKAADGRIISVHCHNDFGLATANSIAGVMAGARQVHVTVNGIGERAGNASLEEVVMSLKKLLGYEVGVKTFMLYETSRLVSELTGVPVPYFKAIVGENAFGHESGIHVHGVIENPFTYEPISPEEVGNFRRIALGKHSGIHGLKKLLSEQGIELSDDELREVLKEIKSLAESGHKVTVDDAKAIAIKVSTKKINV, encoded by the coding sequence TTGGGATGTCTTTTCTTTGTTGATTCAAAAAAAGTTAGAATATTCGACACAACATTAAGAGATGGAGAGCAAGCACCAGGGATAGACTTAACTATAGAACAAAAAGTAAGAATAGCTAAGCAATTAGCGGAGTTAGGGGTAGATGTAATAGAAGCAGGTTTTCCTGCGGCGTCTGAAGGTGAGTTTGAATCTACGAAAAGGATCTTAGACGAAGTTGGAGATAAGGTGGAAGTGATAGGTCTTTCAAGAGCTGTAAAACAAGATATTGATAGGACTATAGATACGGGAATAGCAAGTATACACGTGTTTATAGCTACATCAGATATCCACCTAAAGTATAAGCTAAAAATGACTAGAGAACAAGTATTAGATAGGATTTATGAGTCGGTGAGATACGCTAAAGACCACGGGCTAATAGTGGAATACTCACCTGAAGATGCTACTAGGACTGAGGAAGAATTCCTCTTAAAGGCAGTTAAGACTGCAGTAGAAGCAGGTGCTGATAGGATAAATATACCAGATACCGTAGGGGTCATGCACCCGTTTAAGTTTTATGACCTTATCAGCAAGGTGGTAAAGGCAGCTGACGGTCGTATTATAAGTGTCCACTGCCACAACGACTTCGGTCTAGCTACAGCTAACTCGATTGCAGGAGTTATGGCTGGGGCGAGGCAAGTCCACGTGACAGTTAACGGTATAGGAGAAAGGGCGGGTAACGCTTCGTTAGAAGAAGTGGTAATGTCTTTGAAGAAATTACTTGGGTATGAGGTAGGTGTAAAGACTTTTATGTTATACGAGACTTCTAGGTTAGTGTCCGAGTTGACGGGAGTACCGGTCCCCTACTTTAAGGCAATAGTAGGAGAAAACGCCTTCGGACATGAATCTGGGATCCATGTACATGGGGTCATAGAGAACCCCTTCACATACGAACCTATATCTCCGGAGGAAGTAGGTAACTTTAGGAGGATAGCTTTAGGTAAGCATAGCGGTATTCACGGCCTGAAGAAGCTGTTATCAGAGCAAGGCATAGAGTTGTCAGACGATGAACTCAGGGAAGTACTAAAGGAGATAAAGTCGTTAGCAGAGAGCGGGCATAAGGTAACCGTAGACGATGCCAAAGCGATAGCTATTAAAGTTTCAACTAAAAAGATAAATGTATGA
- the trxB gene encoding thioredoxin-disulfide reductase: MSLLPRSAEIKPGENFDLIVIGLGPAAYSAALYAARYTLKTLVIGETPGGQLTEAGEVDDYLGLIGIQAQDMIKTFNKHIEKYNVPVILDYVEWFRKEGDWFVVKTKRKGEFKARSLIVAIGVKRRKLNVPGETEFTGRGVSYCAICDAPLFKNRVVAIIGGGDSALEGAEILSRHASKVYLIHRRDEFRGQPIYLENLKTKSNVEIILNTVVTEIKGEKIVKSITVKNVKTGETKELNVNGVFVEIGFEPPTDFARTNGLEVDSNGYIKVDEWMRTNIQGVFAAGDCTGMWLGFRQIITSAAQGAVAAHSAFRYLNEMKRKK; the protein is encoded by the coding sequence ATGAGTCTTTTACCAAGATCGGCTGAAATTAAGCCCGGAGAGAATTTTGACTTAATAGTCATAGGACTAGGACCAGCCGCGTATAGTGCTGCACTATATGCAGCAAGGTACACACTTAAAACACTCGTAATCGGCGAGACGCCCGGCGGACAGTTAACGGAAGCCGGAGAAGTAGATGACTACCTTGGCCTCATAGGGATTCAAGCTCAAGACATGATAAAGACCTTCAATAAACACATAGAAAAATATAACGTCCCAGTAATACTAGATTACGTAGAGTGGTTCAGGAAAGAAGGAGACTGGTTTGTTGTAAAGACAAAAAGAAAGGGTGAATTTAAGGCAAGGAGCTTGATCGTAGCTATCGGTGTTAAAAGGAGAAAATTAAATGTCCCAGGTGAGACAGAGTTCACAGGGAGAGGAGTATCTTACTGTGCTATATGTGATGCCCCGCTCTTTAAGAACAGAGTAGTAGCTATAATCGGGGGTGGAGATTCAGCATTAGAAGGGGCAGAAATATTATCAAGGCACGCGTCTAAAGTGTACCTAATTCACAGGAGAGATGAATTCAGAGGGCAGCCCATTTACCTTGAAAACCTGAAGACGAAGTCCAATGTCGAAATAATACTAAATACCGTAGTTACGGAGATAAAGGGCGAAAAAATAGTCAAGTCTATTACTGTAAAGAACGTTAAGACTGGAGAGACTAAAGAACTAAATGTTAACGGTGTTTTCGTTGAAATAGGATTTGAACCGCCTACAGACTTTGCAAGGACTAATGGACTTGAAGTCGATAGTAACGGATATATAAAGGTAGATGAATGGATGAGGACTAACATTCAGGGAGTATTTGCTGCAGGAGATTGCACTGGGATGTGGCTCGGGTTTAGGCAAATAATAACATCTGCAGCCCAAGGGGCAGTTGCCGCGCACTCAGCTTTCAGGTATCTGAATGAAATGAAGAGGAAAAAATAA
- a CDS encoding phytoene desaturase family protein yields the protein MYDVVIIGGGHNGLVTASYLAKEGLSVALFERRDIIGGAAATEELWPGIRVSTGSYVLSLLRKKIIDDLELEKHGLKVYVKDPGLYVPFGKGKGISIWTDTKKTVKELERFSKKDALNYEKFVKLLDTFSSLADLFMLNRPPKFSEVEELFSFFKGMKVEEEKALTLARMFFQDGKSFLDEFFETEEVKSALIEDAVVGTYASPSTPGTAYVFLHHNIGEVNGIKGAWGYVEGGMGAVSKAIANAARELGAHVFTGTEVDEIVTKKDVDGKEKAIGVRLKNGKVVESRLVVSNADPKTTFLRLTRNSELEDEFLKRVRALKTTGVSFKINGYIEELPDFGKGKGLTDEHKASILIMPSTEYIERAYVDSRVLGYSRKPWLSINIPSTVDPTLAPQGKFVFNIFGQYLPYSSKLDEIKDKMAEIVLDTVKEYAPNFKPVKMEFLTPLDIERRFGIWGGNIFHLDMTPDQLYFFRPLIGYSDYRTPVKNLYLCGSGTHPGGGVTGAPGYNAAMEIIRDLKS from the coding sequence ATGTATGATGTTGTGATAATAGGTGGAGGTCATAACGGGCTTGTTACGGCGTCTTATCTGGCTAAAGAAGGGCTAAGTGTAGCCTTATTTGAGAGGAGAGATATTATAGGTGGTGCAGCTGCTACCGAAGAACTATGGCCCGGTATAAGAGTATCTACTGGGTCTTACGTATTAAGTTTATTGAGGAAAAAAATTATTGATGACCTTGAGCTCGAGAAGCACGGGCTAAAGGTCTACGTGAAAGACCCCGGGTTATATGTACCTTTTGGAAAAGGCAAGGGTATTTCTATTTGGACAGACACTAAAAAGACCGTTAAAGAATTAGAAAGGTTCTCTAAAAAAGACGCTCTAAACTACGAGAAGTTTGTGAAACTTTTAGATACGTTCTCTTCATTAGCAGACTTATTTATGCTTAACAGACCTCCTAAGTTCTCTGAAGTCGAAGAACTGTTTTCATTTTTTAAGGGGATGAAGGTGGAGGAAGAGAAGGCACTAACGTTAGCTAGGATGTTCTTTCAAGACGGGAAGTCATTTCTTGATGAGTTCTTTGAAACCGAGGAAGTAAAATCGGCACTCATAGAAGATGCGGTAGTGGGAACCTATGCTTCACCATCTACACCGGGTACGGCTTATGTATTCCTCCACCATAATATAGGGGAAGTTAACGGTATTAAGGGGGCTTGGGGTTACGTCGAAGGAGGTATGGGTGCTGTAAGTAAAGCCATAGCAAATGCAGCTAGAGAGTTAGGTGCCCACGTCTTTACCGGGACAGAAGTGGACGAGATAGTAACTAAAAAAGACGTAGATGGCAAAGAAAAAGCTATCGGAGTTAGGTTAAAAAACGGTAAGGTAGTCGAAAGTAGGCTTGTAGTGTCAAATGCAGACCCTAAAACGACTTTTTTACGTTTAACTAGAAATTCTGAACTGGAAGATGAATTCCTAAAAAGAGTAAGGGCATTAAAGACTACGGGTGTATCTTTCAAGATCAATGGATACATTGAAGAGTTACCGGACTTTGGTAAGGGAAAAGGTTTAACTGATGAACATAAGGCGTCGATACTAATAATGCCTTCAACAGAATATATAGAGAGGGCTTATGTCGATTCTAGGGTTTTGGGGTACTCCAGGAAGCCTTGGTTATCAATAAATATACCCTCTACAGTAGACCCTACTCTTGCCCCTCAAGGGAAATTTGTCTTTAACATTTTCGGGCAATACTTACCTTATTCGTCTAAACTTGACGAGATAAAGGATAAAATGGCTGAAATTGTCCTAGATACGGTGAAGGAGTATGCACCAAACTTTAAGCCAGTCAAAATGGAGTTTCTCACCCCACTTGATATTGAAAGGAGGTTTGGGATTTGGGGTGGTAACATTTTTCATCTGGATATGACCCCCGACCAGCTTTACTTCTTTAGGCCCCTCATAGGCTATTCAGATTATAGGACTCCCGTTAAGAACTTGTATTTATGCGGTTCTGGTACACACCCCGGAGGAGGTGTAACTGGGGCACCCGGATACAACGCAGCTATGGAAATTATTAGAGATTTGAAAAGCTAA
- a CDS encoding 6-hydroxymethylpterin diphosphokinase MptE-like protein: MFFWLNFYSQVRRWLGFKEEDDYRSALLLDTLLSGVDDYTEDLAITIKGKKVAVVGAGPNLEDVRDIDADVIISADGATNYLVSRGIEPDVIVTDLDGLTVYPYRPLYVILAHGNNIDMLKEKVHHLRDKKVIGTSQVFPFGRLKLFGGFTDGDRGVVLASVFGAKSIVTYGMDFDSGVVGKYSKPYYKNNLPASWTKRNKLKIAKYIIEGVFSKTL, from the coding sequence ATCTTTTTCTGGTTAAATTTTTATAGTCAAGTTAGAAGATGGTTAGGATTTAAAGAAGAAGATGACTACCGATCAGCCTTACTACTGGACACGTTGTTAAGCGGGGTTGATGATTACACAGAGGACCTCGCCATAACCATAAAGGGTAAAAAGGTGGCTGTGGTCGGTGCAGGGCCTAACTTAGAGGACGTCAGGGACATTGATGCAGATGTTATAATATCAGCTGACGGTGCTACTAACTACCTGGTATCAAGGGGTATAGAGCCCGACGTAATCGTAACAGACCTTGACGGCTTAACCGTATACCCCTATAGGCCTTTATACGTTATTCTAGCCCACGGAAACAATATCGACATGTTAAAGGAGAAGGTTCATCATTTAAGGGATAAAAAGGTAATAGGTACGTCTCAAGTTTTTCCTTTCGGTAGGTTAAAATTATTTGGCGGTTTTACCGACGGAGATAGGGGCGTAGTCCTAGCATCGGTTTTTGGTGCCAAATCAATAGTGACTTACGGTATGGACTTTGACTCCGGAGTAGTTGGCAAATATTCAAAGCCGTACTATAAAAACAATTTACCAGCATCGTGGACTAAGAGAAATAAGTTAAAAATTGCAAAGTATATAATTGAAGGAGTTTTTAGCAAAACTTTATAA
- a CDS encoding 6-pyruvoyl trahydropterin synthase family protein — MKVRVGVEGIAFDSAHYTLSSEGNDQLHGHTYKLSVTVEGNGIDPDTGFVVDFGILKKIVLEVIKEWDHKLIIPKRDVEKVSIKGPFKLETKTIEGNYPTVEYIGFEIAKEIYDRLGGKYSIEIKIYEGEASYVIINYP, encoded by the coding sequence ATGAAAGTAAGAGTAGGAGTTGAAGGAATAGCGTTTGATTCAGCCCACTACACTCTTTCCTCCGAGGGTAATGACCAACTTCACGGGCATACTTATAAGCTGTCTGTTACCGTGGAAGGTAATGGAATAGACCCTGATACAGGTTTCGTCGTAGACTTCGGGATACTAAAGAAAATTGTGTTAGAAGTTATAAAAGAATGGGATCATAAGCTAATCATACCAAAAAGGGATGTAGAAAAGGTATCGATAAAAGGGCCGTTTAAGCTCGAGACTAAAACAATAGAGGGTAACTATCCTACCGTCGAATATATAGGCTTTGAAATCGCTAAAGAGATCTATGATAGGCTAGGAGGAAAATATAGTATAGAGATAAAAATATATGAAGGAGAAGCGAGCTACGTTATCATTAATTATCCATAA
- a CDS encoding alkaline phosphatase family protein, with amino-acid sequence MELVYPEYTSKSLYNLACGIAEFLGVERVCKGNKIGIPGKRLVLALVDGMGYKMMENAGISVDSYITTVFPSTTATVITTLFTAQLPGEHGVLGYTTYSKKLGGVINTLKYTYPLIDSRDSISSQVKYSVAFPKLQSYPQEVKDKKTAEVIPKGLEGTEFTDVTHGKVSNTKTYSNYFDAFYMLGKTLEENYDFVYFYIPDVDTLAHKHGPNTDVVKEAIRSIYDRLVKLAEKNKEYTFVIIADHGHVQTNEHVIFNNDSDLLNKIDVPPYGDSRAIFLHSRYDLKTYLYSKYPTLEVFPRTEFEKLLGREGSYADYIAVPKDDRAYVYLFKQQQDDYTKLIGHHGGLSEDEMKIPLVIING; translated from the coding sequence ATGGAGCTCGTATACCCAGAATATACATCAAAAAGTCTTTATAACTTAGCGTGCGGTATTGCCGAATTCTTAGGCGTCGAAAGGGTATGCAAAGGGAATAAAATCGGTATACCGGGTAAAAGGCTTGTCCTCGCCCTCGTTGACGGTATGGGATATAAGATGATGGAGAATGCAGGCATAAGTGTAGATTCGTATATCACTACTGTTTTCCCTTCAACAACGGCGACAGTAATAACCACACTCTTCACTGCTCAACTCCCGGGCGAGCACGGTGTGTTAGGGTATACCACATATTCTAAAAAGCTTGGGGGTGTGATAAACACTTTAAAATATACCTATCCCCTTATAGACTCGAGGGATTCGATATCCTCACAAGTTAAGTATTCCGTAGCTTTTCCCAAACTCCAGAGTTATCCACAAGAAGTTAAAGATAAAAAGACGGCTGAGGTAATCCCTAAAGGCCTTGAAGGGACTGAGTTTACTGACGTAACTCACGGTAAAGTTAGTAATACCAAGACTTACAGTAATTATTTTGACGCGTTTTATATGCTAGGGAAGACCCTTGAAGAGAACTATGACTTCGTGTACTTTTATATACCTGACGTTGATACCCTAGCACATAAACACGGCCCAAATACCGATGTGGTAAAAGAGGCTATAAGGAGTATATATGACAGACTAGTTAAATTAGCGGAGAAAAATAAAGAATACACCTTTGTAATAATAGCAGACCACGGTCATGTTCAGACTAATGAACACGTTATATTCAACAACGACAGTGACTTGCTCAATAAAATTGATGTCCCACCTTACGGTGACTCTAGGGCTATATTTCTTCACAGTAGGTATGATTTGAAAACTTACCTCTACTCTAAGTACCCTACTTTAGAGGTCTTCCCTAGGACAGAGTTCGAAAAATTACTCGGAAGGGAAGGGTCCTATGCTGATTATATAGCCGTGCCGAAAGACGATAGGGCCTATGTCTATTTATTTAAGCAACAGCAAGATGACTACACAAAATTAATAGGCCACCACGGGGGCCTCAGCGAAGATGAGATGAAAATCCCGTTGGTGATTATAAATGGTTGA
- a CDS encoding dihydropteroate synthase-like protein, whose translation MRILLVTGKLASKAVHDVAKKIGAEIIVLDYPVAALMTVDYIAENLKRFRERIKDYDYIIIPGLASGDAKVIEEEVGVKTYKGTEDIHDLPSAVDLIKKGYELSTVYPADKLIQLEKRKNIEETLKLLEEQGNYKFEVNNVKIPITPPPFRIFLEVNATKPIKNLEEEIEEKRDFIDVVVLGFPNGHNDLDEVRSKVSAIAELVPVAIDSASPNELVEGVKAGACFVFNLNEENIDKLELVKKDASFVVAPFSSENRAEVTIKIYEQAKQRGYDRLILDPIISPPLYGVVDSIVEFRKVRHKVKDEPMLMGVLNVTELIDADSVGVNALMTTIAGELGVANLLIMDKGKTRGSAIEVKRASQMVGVAMKEHRLPKDLGIDLLILKDKGKRGIETSSLDLYTPEVVEGHIEPRNMDKGYVKIVKDDRYIYLNWYGKEKFTLIGNDGLSLGRRLLEKTAVNPEHALYIGYELAKAEIALNLGKEYIQDKPLFKPYGYNSINTLRNKKDSER comes from the coding sequence ATGAGAATACTCTTAGTCACCGGTAAGTTAGCTTCCAAAGCTGTTCATGACGTAGCTAAAAAAATAGGTGCCGAAATAATAGTCTTAGATTACCCTGTGGCAGCTTTGATGACGGTGGACTATATAGCGGAGAATTTGAAAAGGTTCAGAGAGAGGATAAAAGATTATGATTACATAATAATCCCCGGTTTAGCTAGCGGTGACGCAAAAGTAATTGAGGAGGAGGTTGGTGTTAAGACCTATAAAGGGACTGAAGATATCCATGACCTACCTTCTGCAGTTGACCTTATAAAAAAAGGGTATGAACTATCTACGGTCTACCCCGCTGATAAGCTCATCCAGCTAGAAAAGAGAAAAAACATCGAGGAAACTTTGAAACTCTTAGAGGAGCAAGGGAATTATAAGTTCGAGGTTAATAACGTAAAGATCCCTATTACTCCACCCCCTTTCAGAATATTCCTAGAAGTAAATGCTACAAAACCAATAAAGAATTTGGAAGAAGAAATAGAAGAAAAAAGAGATTTTATAGATGTGGTGGTTTTAGGGTTCCCTAACGGACATAATGACTTAGATGAGGTCAGGAGTAAGGTATCCGCAATCGCAGAGCTCGTACCCGTTGCAATAGATTCAGCGTCTCCTAATGAGTTAGTGGAAGGAGTTAAGGCAGGAGCGTGTTTTGTGTTTAACCTTAACGAAGAAAATATCGATAAACTTGAGCTTGTCAAGAAAGACGCCTCTTTTGTAGTAGCCCCTTTCTCGTCCGAGAACAGAGCCGAAGTAACTATAAAGATCTATGAACAAGCAAAGCAAAGGGGCTATGATAGGTTAATCCTAGACCCTATAATCTCACCACCTCTTTATGGCGTCGTAGATAGTATTGTAGAGTTCAGGAAAGTCAGGCATAAGGTCAAGGACGAGCCTATGTTAATGGGGGTTCTCAACGTCACTGAGCTAATAGACGCGGACAGTGTCGGAGTAAACGCACTCATGACCACAATAGCTGGAGAGCTAGGTGTAGCAAACTTACTTATTATGGACAAAGGTAAAACGAGGGGGTCTGCAATAGAAGTTAAGAGGGCTTCCCAGATGGTGGGTGTAGCTATGAAAGAGCATAGGCTTCCCAAAGACCTAGGGATAGACTTATTGATACTCAAAGACAAGGGAAAGAGGGGCATAGAAACCAGTTCACTTGATTTATACACACCTGAAGTTGTAGAAGGGCATATAGAACCGAGGAATATGGATAAAGGTTATGTAAAGATAGTAAAAGATGACCGTTACATATACTTAAACTGGTACGGTAAAGAGAAGTTTACGTTAATAGGTAACGATGGGTTAAGTTTAGGGAGGAGGTTGTTAGAAAAGACCGCAGTTAACCCCGAACACGCCCTTTACATAGGTTATGAATTAGCAAAAGCCGAAATTGCCCTCAATTTAGGTAAAGAATATATTCAAGATAAGCCACTCTTCAAACCGTATGGTTATAATAGCATCAATACCCTACGTAATAAAAAAGACAGCGAGAGATAA
- a CDS encoding AAA family ATPase yields the protein MMALLYMLFKKSTQKFMLSDKAMQLQQKSAKKKEDLGEKITWDMIGGYEDVKKEIKEYIELPLRHKELAKKYGLRPPKGILLFGPPGCGKSLMMRAMANEAKINFIYVNISDIMSKWYGESEARLRELFANARKNAPCILFFDEIDTIGVKRESHTGDSVTPRLLSLMLSEIDGIHSEDGVIIVGSTNVPQLLDKALLRAGRFDKLIYVGVPDKKSRKEILKIHCAGKPLAENVDLDKVAEMTERFTGADLANVCQEVARKAAIESLESGKERQITMEDFAEVIKRYKPSVTLQMLDDYEKFRMDYERKFKGPEIQEDESAEKITLDDIGGYFTVKKELYDLLEVQLKYSNLMEQMKIPPIRGILLYGPPGVGKTMMAKALARTLKVKLIMLSGAEILYKGYEGAVSTVKEVFNRARENKPSIVLLDELVAIAPKREGQKAELAKIVNQLLTEMDGIRSLKEVVVIGTTNRIEDIDPALKRPGRFDRIIYMPLPNKDEREDILKKYVGKDECQQVNCGKIAEVTEGFSGADLAAVAREAKLKVLREIIKGNVERKLTYEDLIEAVQMIKPSVKQRKDKNSDSAQETE from the coding sequence ATGATGGCATTATTATATATGTTATTCAAAAAGAGCACCCAAAAGTTTATGCTCTCAGACAAGGCGATGCAACTGCAACAGAAAAGTGCCAAGAAGAAGGAGGATTTAGGAGAGAAGATAACATGGGATATGATAGGGGGATATGAAGACGTAAAAAAGGAGATAAAAGAGTACATCGAATTGCCGTTAAGGCACAAAGAATTAGCTAAGAAGTACGGCCTTAGGCCCCCTAAGGGGATCCTGCTGTTTGGCCCTCCGGGTTGCGGGAAGTCGTTAATGATGAGGGCGATGGCTAATGAGGCTAAGATAAACTTCATTTATGTTAACATAAGTGATATTATGAGTAAATGGTACGGAGAGAGTGAAGCTAGGCTTAGAGAACTTTTTGCGAATGCGAGGAAAAACGCACCGTGTATACTATTCTTTGACGAGATAGACACCATAGGTGTGAAAAGAGAAAGCCACACTGGTGATTCGGTTACACCTAGGCTGTTGTCCCTCATGTTGTCCGAAATAGATGGGATCCACAGTGAAGACGGTGTAATAATAGTAGGTTCCACAAATGTCCCTCAGTTATTAGATAAGGCACTACTTAGAGCAGGGAGGTTTGATAAACTAATTTACGTAGGCGTTCCCGATAAAAAGTCGAGAAAGGAGATCCTGAAGATACACTGTGCTGGTAAGCCGCTGGCTGAGAATGTAGACTTAGACAAAGTAGCTGAGATGACGGAGAGGTTTACCGGTGCTGACTTAGCTAACGTATGCCAAGAAGTAGCTAGGAAGGCAGCAATAGAAAGCCTTGAGTCTGGTAAAGAAAGGCAAATAACGATGGAAGATTTCGCGGAGGTCATAAAGAGGTATAAGCCTAGTGTAACTCTCCAGATGCTAGACGATTACGAGAAGTTTAGGATGGACTATGAAAGGAAATTTAAGGGCCCGGAGATACAAGAGGACGAAAGTGCTGAGAAGATTACATTAGATGATATAGGTGGGTACTTTACAGTAAAGAAAGAGTTATACGACTTGTTAGAGGTACAGTTAAAGTACTCTAATCTGATGGAGCAGATGAAGATCCCTCCTATTAGGGGTATTTTACTTTACGGACCGCCAGGCGTAGGAAAGACAATGATGGCAAAGGCATTAGCGAGGACTTTAAAGGTCAAGCTAATCATGTTAAGCGGTGCAGAAATACTCTATAAGGGTTATGAAGGTGCTGTTAGTACTGTAAAAGAAGTCTTCAATAGAGCAAGGGAGAATAAGCCTTCAATAGTACTGTTAGACGAATTAGTTGCCATAGCCCCCAAGAGGGAAGGCCAGAAAGCTGAATTAGCTAAAATAGTGAACCAGCTGCTCACTGAGATGGACGGCATAAGGAGTCTCAAGGAAGTTGTAGTGATCGGGACGACAAATAGAATTGAGGACATCGACCCTGCTTTAAAGAGGCCCGGTAGGTTTGACAGGATTATATATATGCCTTTACCAAACAAAGACGAAAGAGAGGATATACTGAAAAAGTATGTAGGGAAAGATGAGTGCCAACAAGTAAATTGTGGTAAAATTGCCGAAGTAACTGAAGGTTTTAGCGGTGCTGATTTAGCAGCTGTAGCTAGAGAGGCAAAGTTAAAGGTACTTAGAGAAATTATCAAAGGAAATGTAGAAAGGAAGTTAACTTATGAAGACCTTATAGAAGCGGTTCAGATGATTAAACCTTCTGTAAAGCAGAGGAAAGATAAGAACTCAGACTCGGCTCAAGAGACAGAATGA
- a CDS encoding inositol monophosphatase family protein, with protein sequence MKREEVVRIGTEVAKFLRERKDSADIGKIIATHDNDITRKIDKESEDYIFELMRNTGYKFKFISEESGTVTSDGYEYKAIIDPIDGSTNFVSGIPWSSVSIAVYKSNEVNLLNSISGVITNIFTLETFSYDDKSSYINNRPIVQVNKPEKMLILAYFSRNKFEVVKDFLSQIKDYKLRSLGSASLDMVLVCLGKATMFFDIRGKLRNVDIAASSNFCSRLGIIPQDKKLQAIESSLEKVSVLEEVILSLEPSLSSYLSSALQKV encoded by the coding sequence ATGAAAAGAGAAGAAGTAGTGAGGATAGGAACTGAAGTAGCTAAATTCTTAAGGGAGAGAAAAGACTCTGCAGATATAGGAAAAATTATAGCTACTCACGACAACGATATAACAAGAAAAATAGATAAGGAGAGTGAAGATTACATCTTTGAACTTATGAGGAACACCGGCTATAAGTTCAAATTTATATCAGAAGAGTCCGGGACGGTCACAAGTGACGGTTATGAGTATAAAGCCATAATTGACCCTATAGATGGTAGCACTAATTTTGTCTCTGGCATACCGTGGTCTTCAGTGTCCATAGCCGTATATAAGAGTAATGAGGTTAACCTATTAAATTCCATAAGTGGGGTTATAACCAATATTTTTACACTAGAGACCTTCTCATACGACGATAAAAGCTCTTATATTAATAACAGACCAATAGTCCAAGTTAATAAACCTGAAAAGATGTTAATATTAGCATATTTTTCTAGGAATAAATTTGAGGTAGTGAAAGATTTCTTGAGCCAAATAAAGGACTATAAGTTGAGGAGTTTAGGGAGTGCGTCATTAGACATGGTCTTAGTCTGCCTTGGTAAAGCTACGATGTTCTTTGATATCAGGGGTAAGCTGAGGAATGTAGATATAGCTGCCTCAAGTAACTTTTGTAGTAGGCTAGGAATAATACCCCAAGACAAAAAACTACAAGCCATCGAATCAAGTTTAGAAAAAGTAAGTGTATTAGAAGAAGTCATTCTGTCTCTTGAGCCGAGTCTGAGTTCTTATCTTTCCTCTGCTTTACAGAAGGTTTAA
- a CDS encoding HEPN domain-containing protein: MNNSALASEFMTRAFRSLNNAKTSYEEGDLTDAISYLYSVVELLSAALLGLYGFYTPCEHKAQMLNVIVSKVNEKEIALIRKLQLLEQRLYPTLLVDESSLKEGSVVARNVETKNLVKEVEDLFELANKVFDEFHS, from the coding sequence ATGAATAATAGTGCTTTGGCTTCAGAGTTCATGACTAGGGCTTTCAGGAGTTTAAACAACGCTAAAACCTCTTATGAAGAAGGCGATTTAACGGACGCGATTTCCTATCTCTATAGCGTTGTGGAGCTTTTGAGTGCAGCTCTATTAGGCCTTTATGGTTTCTACACCCCCTGTGAACACAAGGCCCAGATGTTAAACGTAATAGTCAGTAAGGTAAACGAAAAAGAAATAGCGCTAATAAGGAAACTCCAACTCCTAGAGCAGAGGCTCTACCCTACGTTATTAGTAGATGAGTCTTCACTAAAGGAAGGCTCAGTTGTGGCTAGAAACGTTGAGACAAAAAACTTGGTAAAAGAAGTTGAGGATTTATTTGAGTTAGCCAATAAAGTATTTGATGAGTTTCATAGTTGA